Part of the Musa acuminata AAA Group cultivar baxijiao chromosome BXJ2-7, Cavendish_Baxijiao_AAA, whole genome shotgun sequence genome is shown below.
TCCCGCTTCGATCTGCCCGTTTGCTGCTCCTGATCTTCTCGGAGCCGCCCGATTCCTCAAATAGACACTCGGATCTCGTGCGCAGGTCGCCGCGATCGGTAGATCTGTTGCTTGTGCTACGATCTTCGTATTTCTGACGAGGACTCGATCTTGCTAACTGTCCGGTTTCGTGGTGGCCGATCCGTGTAATGTTTTGGGAGTCTTTGGTTGGAAATCAAGGAAAGGCGGTAATTTGGGGAATCTTTGTTCCATTTGGTTGGAAAGGGAGAGATGGACTGCACGAGGGTGACTTTTGGACATTGATATTTTGAGGTAATCGAGCTGGACGTTTGGAGGTTCTTCTGTGGTTCGGCTTCTTGAGGAAAAAGTTGGAGTTTGTGGAGGGTGATACTTGCTGATTCGATTGGAAAAAGGAGAGCGGGATTGTGAGGAAGTGATTTAAACATTTACAAGTAAGATCTACTTGAGCTGGGACTCTTGAAGATCTGGCAAGAATCTATTTGCTGATTTGGTTTGGAAAAGGAGGGAGGGATTGAAGGAAGTGATTTAGACATTGACAACTAAGATTTACTTGAGCTGGAACTCTTGAAGATCTGGCAAGAATCTGTTTATTGAGGAAAACGTTGGATTTTGTTGTGGGTGAACATGGCGGATCAGGAGTTCGTGGGAAGCCAACCTGTTGAACTTTCGAAGCACCCATCTGGCATTATTCCCACACTCCAGTAAGTCCCTCTAACTGGTTTCTTCTTAGGATAAAAGGGGACAACTAAATCTGGTCTGAAGCTTCATCAGGTTGAAGTGATGCGCccaataataaagaaaaaataaaagaagattgAAGTGCTTCGTTATTACTTGATCTCCAGTGCAGATTACTGCATGGCTTGTATCATTACATAAGACCACCATGCTGATACTAGTTGACTGTTGTGGGAATCTGTTTGGCATTCTTGAACAGTGGATGTATTACAATTTTGTATGTAATATTCTAAATGGTTTATGTATTAAAATTTTAACACATACAATTAAAATTTTGTATGAAGTGGCAAAACGAGATTGGATCTTTCATGTATTAGATGTGTATGTTGTTATAAGACACTTTGTTTAAGGAGCACTGAATTTTCTTATAATGAACTACTGTGAATAACTCAATCTATGTTTGATTTGACACTGTCacaaaaattttcttgattactccaggacttCATAATGTATACATTCTATGTTTTCTCACAAATGAAAGCAtgtatttacttttatagcacatAGTTTTATTAAACAAGTTTAGATTGATTTCTAGTttcaaaataagagaaaaaggctCCTCAATATGCTAGGTATGGTGCATTTTTGTTATGACAGGTTTGGGTCGAATTTGTTTCCTGTTCTtagcagaaaaaaatattttccagttCTGATTCTAATAAAGAGAAGCTTTATTGGTGCTATGTGGCTGTTCGTAAATGTGGTTCTGTTGAATGGGTTTGATAACAAATACAGAAGCTAAATGTAAATTTTGGTTAGATCAGGAGCTTATGAATTAGTTATGCAAGTATCTCTTTATTGAATATCATAAGATTATTTACAAGATTATTTACATTGTTGATTAATGGTAGCAATGCTTGTGGTAGTGACTTGGCTTGCCAAATATCAAGCTTTGACAACTTTTGCTCATGACAAGTTCTATTGTATCACTAGTTTTAATTTACAAGATGGTGATGATTCTTGTATTTCTCTAGTTGTACGAATATATGTTACATGATGTGAATTGGCTATGCTGATGCAAGCTGTTGGTTCAATATCTAGGAATATTGTTTCTACAGTAAATTTGGATTGCAAACTGGACCTTAAGGCTATTGCTTTACAAGCCCGCAATGCAGAGTACAATCCCAAGGTATGATATAGATGTGTACTCTAAGAGTACACATCTTGTTTTCCTGGATTGCTTTATCCTGCAtgttagaatatttttttttactcttGAAATTTTCATTTCATAATGATTTTTGTTgcttttaaaatcatttttctggtTTTTTTTTCTACCCTTCTCTTTGATATATCCTTATTGTAGTTTAGTACTTGGTGAGTTGTGAGATTGAGGAAATTTTCATTTTAACAAAAAGTTGAATAGCCTCAATTTTAATGTGTGGCACTTCTTGCCTCTTAAAGCAAGGTTTGCAATATTGTCTAGTATGATACAGTCCATGCGGTATTTAGTGATTTgtcaacttatcaatacacagatTGGTGTAAATCGGGTGGTGCACTAGTTATACTATGGCATAAGCCTTATATCGAGCTGTTATTttgtttttcatatttttttcagAACTTGGTATGTGCTAGTGTACTGGTATAGATTCCCACCGCTATCGTTCTGCTAATGTGTTGAGGTTTAGGCTAATGCAGTAAAGTCTATTTCCATGATTTAAATAATATCTCGATTAGTCCTACATCGAAAGTGAGTTAGATTAAGATTAGTTTATAAGGGTCCGATGaatgtactattatcaacttcagcttaagtattttgattaatGGTTtgaaccaaacgaagttgataagtcGGTTAGCCCATCATGCTTGAACCGTGATATTTGGTATTAGAATCGACTTAGTATTTGGGCATGGTAAAGGAGTTCAAGTAGGAAATAACtactcgtggatggagtcagaggactcatCACAGCGTGGAGCCATCACTTGGCTACGTTTCATATGCACAATGTTAGGATTTGATCTGGGCTATGTTAAGCCTTGACAAGGATGTCAAGTCCTTGAGTGGGAAAAATTATAATACctcaattagtcccacatcaaaagTGGCAAAACTAAGATTGTGGCTTAAAAgagtttgatgagtgtactactatcaatttcAGTTTACGTATTTTGGgctaaacgaagttgataggccaattaGTCTATTAGGCTCGAGTCATGACATAAATACTACTTACGTTGAAACCATTATAGTTCATAAGATCAATTGATATACTTTTGCATGCCTTGTCACAAAATGTTGATTAATTTTGGTTTTTGCATCACTTATATAGATTCTTATTTCCAAGTTGGAATATATATGAAGAATATGCCTATTATATTTCTCTAAAAGTATACTGATATGCTTCTAGTCATTTGCATTTTCTTTGCAAACTTCTTATGTGTTGAAGAAATGAGTGTTGTTAGAaatattcttataatttatttttttcttgatagcGTTTTGCTGCTGTCATTATGAGAATAAGAGAACCAAAAACCACTGCCTTGATATTTGCCTCTGGAAAGATGGTAAGTAAGCTGAGTACCATACATATCACATATCCATGTTCTTTGGTATTTTAGTTATAGAGTTTATTTACTAATAATAGTTTGTCACTGTTAAAGTCTATAGTATTAACAGTGGCTCTTTTCACAATTATTTATGTTTGGAATATTTAAGGAAGACTTCTTTGATTTACTTACTttttgtgaattttgctaagttagcTTATAATCATGAAATTTCAATGGTGCATATGCATTGCATGTATTCATCTTGCAATTCAGTGTCTGTGATATGGATTTCTTTTATATGTGAATCCCTTTCTCATTTAATCCAAATTTAAATGTTTCATCAACATAAACAGATCATGTGGATATTTTGGTCTTGTTCTCTTTATTTCGACTTTTTCTTCTATGCTTGGTGATTAACTGTTGAGAATTGTGAGATGGTACATATGATGTGTTTAACACTTCAAATCCTTTTTAGGTATACTtatggtttcttttttttttttaattcattttgTGGCTGcaataagaacaaaaattgaaCTCATTTGAAGATTCATCTGTGGTATCTTTCTTTCCATGTCTTTTGAATGATAATTAATTGACTAATAGATGGGATCATGTATAATCACTGCAGCACAGTGCCATCACTCATTCTGCATGGTGAGGACTGTTGCATGCATTGATGTGCCATGTGTTGCCTGTTGCAGATTGGCGTATGACTAGTGTTCTTATATGAATATGGTACTAGCATATAATTGCCGATGCTGGTGTTTCACAAACACAGGTGGTCATTTATGGCATGACAATCCATTGGAGGGAGAATGATTCTAGACCTGTAGCAGTTATACACAAAAGAAATGAGTTTATAAATTGAATATTAGATTGAGGGGTGATAGTTGTCTTCTATCTTGGATTTATGTGACCAAGCGCCGCCTGGCTCTACAGTTTCAGATTTCTCTCTTGTCAGTTTTAGGCTTTGGTTTTGTTAGTATATGTCTCCTGTGATGTAACCTTTAACATCTTAAGACTAGAAATTTATAAAGATGCAGGTTTGTATAATATCATACATAAAGTGCCAAAGATTACTGTAGAGCTAGCAGTCCATTTCCTGCCTGTGTTATTGGAAGGACCCTATGCTACCTTGGGATTTCCAAATACTATTTTTGGTTGAGAAACTAATTGTGAATATTTTCCTTGCATTGAGGGGGGCAATGTCGGAGGATAAACCAAAAAATGCTGTTTTTCTATTGAGAATGGTGTAGTGTCAGTTTGAGTGTCTTTTACCTTGGAGGATGAGGATGTGTTGTGCACATTGTGACTTGTTGATAGTTTAAAGGTTGAAATGGGATTTGAGAGTTTATAATTCAGAAATTTGCTGGTCATCTCTCTTAAATAATATCAAATGTTGGTGTGGTTTTTATTTTTAACTATCATATTGGTTGCAAAGCTTAGGTTCTTGCCAACTTGTATAATGGACATATATTTGTTGCATTgtatacatataatttttttgtatCTGCTTGTTTGAGTTTTTCTCAGAATCTTAATTGTCAGTATGAGCACACAACTTTTCTCgttgaaatatttaatatcattttagTAGATATATATTCTGTCATGAGAGCTTTCTATCCTGTTAGCTCTTGGGAAAAATGATGTTGAACAAGTTGTTGGTTGTCCAACCAAAATACTGTCCTGTTGAGATGGTGGATGATATCTAGTAGCAGAATGTAGGATGTCTCCATCAGATTATTGTGATGGTGTTTGTTAGTAAGAGTTTCTTTGTTCCACGAGCAGTGACTTAACCTAGTATTTGCTGGCATGTCTGATTAAAACATCCCTGAAGCAGAGTGTAATAATAGTTTGAATAGTAGTAAATCCTTCTCATTTAGATGCCTGCTCTTTCAAGCTTTAATCCTTAAGATAGGATGTTTGCCACATTTTTAAGCTGTTGCAGTTTGCTTGAGGTCATAATGATCAATACTTGATAGCAAAATGTGGCGTTGTGATTCTGGATTTGATCTTGCTCCACATAATTTATCAGAGCTATCAGCAATTTTCATTTATTGCAAGGAAGTTGCTTGTCTGTTTTGCAATGGAAGTATTTGTTGATAGAAAAAGCTACTTGACTTGTTGTTATTGATGTAGATAAACAAAAAATAGTTCTGGTTAGTATTAAGCAACAACAACTGTCATTTGGACAAAAATATCTGCTTTTTCTTTCTTGATCTTCTGTTGTCTTTGAAAATACTTGATTATTGTAGTTTAATAGTATCCTAATCTGCTTTTGTTCGTTTTTTTATAGGTTTGTACAGGGGCCAAGAGTGAACATCAATCAAAACTTGCAGCACGGAAGGTACCTTAGAACAGTGAACCTGATGTTTATGCTTCCATTATCGATCTTTTCAAATGCATTGTTTGATAGATATTTATGCACTGGGTTTTCTAAGAATATAACTATGTATTCATGATACTTCTCTTTTTGCAGTATGCTCGCATTATTCAGAAGCTTGGTTTTCCAGCAAAATTTAAGGTATTTAGTTGCTTGTGAATTTTGGTGTTTTCTCATCGTTATATTCTTCTCCTCGCTCTCTCTAATTGTTGCTACCATTTCTAGGATTTTAAGGTCCAGAACATTGTCGGTTCCTGTGATGTGAAGTTCCCTATAAGACTCGAGGGCCTTGCTTATGCCCATGGTGCTTTCTCCAGTGTAAGTTATTATTAGTATATCTAAAAGTTACCTAAATTCTATTTTTATCTTTCATGGAATTTTTGACTTCTTTAGTTTCTTCGTTTTTCAAACAGCAACAAATAATTTGTTAGCATTAGAATATTCAGGTCAGTCCTGCATGGACTGCTATCCATTAGATATCAAGCAGAGTTATGATACATCTCTATTTTTTAAGAATGAAATATTGTGACTTTTTGATTTGCTTAAAGGTTGATGCTATGTTGGTTTTGCAAATCATTTAATAATTTGAACATTTATTTCCATTCTGTTATTATAAGCATCGTTAGTTTTTGGACATGCAAGCGGCTTCTTGATCTGAATTCATCTCCCTGTCTATTTTCTTTATTAGTATGAACCAGAGCTTTTTCCTGGCTTGATATATCGGATGAAGCAACCAAAGATTGTGCTTCTCATTTTCGTATCCGGCAAGATCGTTCTCACTGGGGCGAAGGTAAAACTTTGTCCACTCTGAAATTTCCATAAATAAATGATTGTGCTCTGTCTTATGGTGTCCGTCGGTGAGACAGGTGAGGGATGAGACATACACAGCATTTGAGAATATATATCCAGTCCTCACAGAGTTTAGGAAGGTCCAACAATGGTAAGAGAAACTGTTGCAACATATTAGTCATATGCTCATGCAGAGACATACTTGTATGAGCCGATGCAAGCTAGTTTAACTTTTCACTCTCATATTAGTCATCTTTTGGCTTGTTCCTACCTTTATTATTTTCGATGTGACCAAAACTTTCATACAAGTGAATATAGCATACTCTTGAATTGGAATCGAAGGTTCTAGTAACTGTTTCTGCAGTTGAGTCCCTGCTTCAACACATTTGAACTGTTGTTTTTGATAGTCTTAAGGCCTTTCCCTGCAATACTAAGTGTTCCAATAGATGATTTTTCCTTTTTCAAATGCGTGGcagacttttttttttccccctccTCTTTGCTGTTGTTGTGCTATTGACTTTTCTTGATGCCGAATTGTTTCTCATAAAAAGCTAACCAAATGATTAGTATGCATATCAACGCCAGGTATCATGCTGCCATATCTGTTTTTAAGTTTTGTAATTTTCATGGGTGAGTTATAAAGATTTTCATTTAAGGTGCTCTATTTGATCCTTTTTAAGGATTAGGTGTTCTATTAAAACATCGTCTTCATACTAATCATATGtcatattcatcatttatttctGTCTCTAATTTTATGCTTTATGCAGATACTGTCATGAGATGGAAGCGGCAAGGATGGAGTAGCCATCAATTCTT
Proteins encoded:
- the LOC103990923 gene encoding TATA-box-binding protein isoform X2 — its product is MADQEFVGSQPVELSKHPSGIIPTLQNIVSTVNLDCKLDLKAIALQARNAEYNPKRFAAVIMRIREPKTTALIFASGKMVCTGAKSEHQSKLAARKYARIIQKLGFPAKFKDFKVQNIVGSCDVKFPIRLEGLAYAHGAFSSYEPELFPGLIYRMKQPKIVLLIFVSGKIVLTGAKVRDETYTAFENIYPVLTEFRKVQQ
- the LOC103990923 gene encoding TATA-box-binding protein isoform X1, producing MADQEFVGSQPVELSKHPSGIIPTLQNIVSTVNLDCKLDLKAIALQARNAEYNPKRFAAVIMRIREPKTTALIFASGKMVCTGAKSEHQSKLAARKYARIIQKLGFPAKFKDFKVQNIVGSCDVKFPIRLEGLAYAHGAFSSYEPELFPGLIYRMKQPKIVLLIFVSGKIVLTGAKVRDETYTAFENIYPVLTEFRKVQQW